One window of the Entelurus aequoreus isolate RoL-2023_Sb linkage group LG18, RoL_Eaeq_v1.1, whole genome shotgun sequence genome contains the following:
- the LOC133634173 gene encoding uncharacterized protein LOC133634173: MTRATVAKLLVLVILIFIVCLPQLFAFNRVSKATLVCLPSALCERDFRVKKRESGGGDADVIQNRSRDPAHIRVDEKRCTERDGNRTSEPWTVEDTHASWYMCETQGNVEHLHSDVVIRMSVQLQLGEFLKLTLYGHSNTTTLHLHPPEKEGKRRDDEGHREASYCCLSVPPTSEMANHTACLFRLSNRTISIARAKEKFLRAQKDRWSGVFRVLWLILLCVVLLTWTSALLRHISRRGGCCSKSKVKVRPLGYDFTGQQLKDGCKDTEINTLKGRTLRTFEPGFRWTGLSPIEEDEADDDVVESAVDENVDHCDVTANLHQHPTGGFPHGGVEPLMSDRPGLNFSNKNTFQPRTSK; this comes from the exons atGACAAGAGCAACAGTGGCTAAACTTCTCGTCCTCGTGATCCTCATCTTCATCGTCTGCCTACCACAATTGTTTGCCTTCAACAGAG TGTCAAAAGCGACCCTGGTCTGTTTGCCCAGCGCGCTGTGCGAGCGAGACTTCCGGGTGAAGAAGCGGGAAAGCGGTGGTGGAGATGCTGACGTCATCCAGAACCGGTCACGTGACCCTGCTCACATCCGGGTGGATGAGAAACGGTGCACGGAGAGAGATGGCAACCGAACATCAGAGCCCTGGACGGTGGAAGACACACACGCCAGTTGGTACATGTGTGAAACTCAAGGGAATGTGGAACACTTACACTCAG ACGTTGTCATCAGGATGTCAGTGCAGCTTCAACTTGGAGAGTTCCTGAAGCTCACCTTATATGGTCACAGCAATACCACCACGCTACACCTGCACCCACCTGAGAAAGAGGGGAAGAGGAGGGATGATGAAGGTCACAGAGAAGCATCCTATTGCTGTCTGTCGGTCCCGCCTACTTCGGAAATGGCCAATCACACCGCCTGTCTCTTCCGGCTGTCCAATCGCACCATTTCTATCGCGAGAGCCAAGGAGAAGTTTCTACGGGCACAAAAAG ATAGGTGGAGTGGTGTGTTCAGGGTCCTCTGGTTAATTCTGCTGTGTGTGGTGTTGCTGACTTGGACCTCAGCTCTCCTCAGACATATTAGCCGAAGGGGAGGCTGCTGCT CGAAGTCCAAGGTAAAGGTGCGTCCACTTGGATATGACTTTACCGGACAGCAGTTAAAAG ATGGGTGTAAAGACACAGAGATCAACACTCTAAAAG GGAGAACTCTTCGCACCTTTGAGCCTGGTTTTAGGTGGACAG GACTATCGCCTATTGAAGAGGATGAAGCTGATG ATGACGTGGTGGAAAGTGCAGTGGATGAAAATGTGGATCACTGCGATGTCACCG CTAATCTTCACCAGCATCCGACAGGGGGTTTCCCCCACGGAGGAGTCGAGCCGCTGATGTCAGACCGGCCAGGACTCAACTTCAGCAATAAAAACACCTTTCAGCCACGAACGTCaaagtga